A part of Pseudomonadota bacterium genomic DNA contains:
- a CDS encoding DUF2760 domain-containing protein, protein MTATWSRCAKVTAVSRLVLAFKMFFLIIFNGAIADAVRQAYEAVRAGRQIPTAAAPPPSKEGAGKKPGKGPSAEPGLGAVAAVLSLLQREARFVDFLMEDIDGYSDAQVGAASKGVHRGCRKALREYIELQPVRVEKEGDNLTVEVGFDASAIRLVGNVTGDPPFKGRLVHPGWRVVKASVPTPPASQDETIVMPAEVEI, encoded by the coding sequence ATGACCGCCACGTGGTCTCGCTGCGCAAAGGTGACCGCAGTGTCCAGACTCGTTCTTGCATTCAAGATGTTCTTTCTCATCATCTTCAACGGAGCCATTGCCGACGCTGTGCGGCAGGCCTATGAGGCCGTACGCGCGGGCAGGCAGATCCCCACGGCCGCCGCGCCGCCTCCGTCGAAGGAAGGAGCCGGCAAGAAGCCGGGCAAGGGGCCATCGGCCGAGCCTGGGCTCGGCGCCGTGGCGGCCGTGCTCTCGCTGCTGCAGCGCGAGGCCCGTTTCGTCGACTTCCTCATGGAAGACATCGATGGCTACAGCGACGCCCAGGTGGGCGCGGCCTCGAAGGGCGTGCACCGCGGCTGTCGCAAGGCGCTGCGCGAGTACATCGAGCTGCAGCCCGTGCGGGTCGAGAAAGAGGGCGACAACCTCACCGTCGAGGTCGGTTTCGACGCCAGCGCCATTCGACTCGTGGGCAATGTCACGGGCGATCCGCCGTTCAAGGGGCGCCTCGTGCACCCGGGATGGCGCGTGGTGAAGGCCAGCGTGCCCACCCCGCCCGCTTCGCAGGATGAGACCATCGTGATGCCCGCCGAGGTCGAGATCTAG
- a CDS encoding molecular chaperone DnaK, whose amino-acid sequence MARSSRYIIGIDLGTTNSAIAYVERRRHEAAVVTPFPVTQRVSEHQVAARRTVPSFLYLPGEHELPPQALSLPWTDDVTNVVGEFARAQGARIPTRLVKSAKSWLCHARADRTGPILPWDAPPDVQRVSPVEASARYLAHVRDAWDHQFGKQARFQDQEVVLCVPASFNEVARELTVQAAGLAGMEDITLLEEPQAAFYAWLDRHRDDWLGPLAEARSILVCDIGGGTTDFTMIDVTQEGDVPALRRVAVGEHIMLGGDNMDLAIAHVVEQALGERYDSRSWGVLVHECRGAKEALLAPDAPEEFTVAIAGRGSRLIGGATTVGLPRDDVRQIILEGFFPLSPYGQDPSVARRSALAEWGLPYASDPAVSHHLSAFLRHQGGIEDPSRIPDVVLFNGAALEPEILRERVLDVMQGWSGHRPRALPHHDLELAVARGAAYFGWVRENGGLRIAGGTARAYYVGIAGGPPPQAACLIPRGLEEGQSVEITEPEFKVVVDRPVAFPLYTSSVRHGDGAGDLVTLDSENFQGLPPLATVLGTKRRESARAGASAADRAAEPAEGAADADAPLEASEEMSVHLRARVTEIGTLELWCVGRESSRKWRLQFELRGAAEVAVGSASVAAAPTEDPVAVRQACQRIVETFSVKPTRMSASDLKPRGLMWALEETLREKRDGWSLGLLRDVWEALDRVKHRRRSSAEHEGPWLNMCGFSLRPGFGYPLDDWRVNRTWALFEHGLQFPRTINGRLEWWVLWRRIAGGLDRDRQRAVLDELAPHLLSGLKHVKTRLGPPASSAEWSEIMRLAASLERVDAGVKQRLGQAAIERLEKRPGSLEYWMLARLGARVSLAASPQFCVPPDVVEEWIRFLLAQGWKDPRMAGFAVTQMGRLTGDRARDLPEDVRLAAVKRLREEQLDALTAPLLDLVELADDEKATFAGESLPVGLRIA is encoded by the coding sequence TTGGCTCGCAGCAGCCGGTACATCATCGGCATCGACCTGGGCACCACCAACTCTGCCATCGCCTATGTCGAGCGCCGTCGCCACGAAGCGGCCGTGGTCACGCCCTTCCCCGTCACGCAGCGCGTCTCTGAGCATCAGGTGGCCGCGCGGCGCACCGTGCCGTCGTTCCTCTACCTGCCAGGCGAGCACGAGCTGCCGCCCCAGGCGCTCTCCCTTCCCTGGACCGATGACGTCACCAACGTGGTGGGCGAGTTTGCTCGCGCCCAGGGCGCCCGCATCCCCACGCGCCTGGTGAAATCGGCCAAGTCGTGGCTGTGCCATGCCCGCGCCGATCGCACGGGCCCCATCTTGCCGTGGGACGCGCCGCCCGACGTGCAGCGCGTCTCGCCGGTCGAGGCCTCGGCGCGCTACCTGGCCCACGTTCGTGACGCCTGGGACCATCAGTTCGGCAAGCAGGCCCGCTTCCAGGACCAGGAGGTCGTGCTCTGCGTGCCCGCCAGCTTCAACGAGGTGGCGCGTGAGCTCACCGTGCAGGCCGCGGGTCTGGCCGGCATGGAGGACATCACCCTGCTCGAAGAGCCGCAGGCGGCCTTCTACGCCTGGCTCGATCGTCATCGCGACGACTGGCTCGGCCCCCTCGCCGAGGCGCGCAGCATTCTCGTCTGCGACATCGGTGGGGGCACTACCGACTTCACCATGATCGACGTCACGCAAGAGGGCGATGTCCCTGCGCTTCGTCGCGTGGCGGTGGGCGAGCACATCATGCTGGGCGGCGACAACATGGATCTGGCCATCGCCCACGTGGTCGAGCAGGCCTTGGGGGAGCGCTACGACTCGCGCTCCTGGGGGGTGCTGGTGCACGAGTGCCGCGGTGCCAAGGAGGCGCTGCTCGCGCCAGACGCGCCGGAAGAGTTCACCGTGGCCATCGCGGGAAGGGGCAGCCGTCTCATCGGAGGCGCCACCACGGTTGGGCTGCCGCGTGACGACGTGCGCCAGATCATTCTCGAGGGCTTCTTCCCCCTGTCTCCCTACGGTCAAGATCCCAGTGTGGCGCGACGCAGCGCCCTTGCCGAGTGGGGGCTGCCCTACGCCTCCGATCCCGCGGTGTCGCATCATCTGTCGGCCTTCCTGCGCCACCAGGGCGGCATCGAAGACCCCTCGCGCATTCCCGACGTGGTGCTGTTCAACGGCGCCGCGCTCGAGCCCGAGATCTTGCGCGAGCGGGTGCTCGACGTCATGCAGGGCTGGTCGGGGCATCGGCCGCGGGCCCTGCCCCATCACGACCTCGAGCTGGCCGTGGCGCGCGGCGCCGCATACTTCGGATGGGTGCGCGAGAACGGCGGCCTGCGCATCGCGGGCGGCACGGCCCGGGCCTACTACGTGGGCATCGCGGGCGGTCCGCCGCCCCAGGCCGCATGCCTCATCCCCCGCGGACTCGAGGAAGGGCAGAGCGTCGAGATCACCGAGCCGGAGTTCAAGGTGGTGGTCGATCGGCCGGTGGCGTTCCCGCTGTACACCTCGAGCGTTCGCCACGGCGACGGTGCGGGCGACCTCGTGACCCTCGACAGCGAGAACTTTCAGGGGCTGCCGCCCCTGGCCACGGTGCTGGGCACGAAGCGCCGCGAGTCCGCGCGCGCGGGCGCAAGCGCGGCCGATCGCGCCGCGGAACCGGCCGAGGGCGCGGCCGATGCAGACGCACCTCTCGAGGCCTCAGAAGAGATGTCGGTGCATCTGCGCGCGCGGGTCACCGAGATCGGCACCCTCGAGCTCTGGTGCGTCGGGCGCGAGAGCAGCCGCAAGTGGCGCCTGCAGTTCGAGCTGCGCGGCGCGGCCGAGGTGGCGGTGGGCTCTGCATCGGTGGCCGCGGCGCCCACCGAAGATCCGGTGGCGGTGCGCCAGGCGTGCCAGCGCATCGTCGAGACCTTCAGCGTCAAGCCCACGCGCATGTCGGCCTCTGACCTCAAGCCTCGCGGCCTCATGTGGGCCCTCGAGGAGACGTTGCGCGAGAAGCGCGATGGCTGGTCGCTGGGGCTGCTGCGTGACGTGTGGGAAGCCCTCGATCGGGTGAAGCACCGCCGTCGCAGCAGCGCCGAGCACGAGGGGCCGTGGCTCAACATGTGTGGCTTCTCGCTGCGCCCGGGCTTCGGCTACCCGCTCGATGACTGGCGGGTGAACCGCACGTGGGCGCTGTTCGAGCATGGGTTGCAGTTCCCCAGAACAATCAACGGGCGACTCGAGTGGTGGGTGCTGTGGCGACGCATCGCGGGAGGGCTCGACCGCGATCGCCAGCGCGCGGTGCTCGACGAGCTGGCGCCGCATCTGCTCAGCGGGCTGAAGCATGTGAAGACGCGTCTCGGGCCGCCGGCGAGCAGCGCCGAGTGGAGCGAGATCATGCGCCTGGCGGCGTCGCTCGAGCGCGTTGACGCGGGGGTGAAGCAGCGTCTCGGGCAGGCGGCCATCGAGCGCCTCGAGAAGCGCCCGGGCAGCCTCGAGTACTGGATGCTGGCGCGTCTCGGCGCCCGCGTCTCGCTAGCCGCCAGCCCGCAGTTCTGCGTGCCGCCAGACGTGGTCGAGGAATGGATCCGCTTCCTGCTCGCGCAGGGTTGGAAGGATCCGCGCATGGCCGGTTTCGCCGTCACCCAGATGGGGCGCCTTACGGGCGATCGAGCGCGCGACCTGCCCGAAGACGTGCGCCTGGCGGCGGTGAAGCGGCTGCGCGAGGAGCAGCTCGATGCGCTCACCGCGCCGCTGCTCGATCTGGTCGAGCTGGCTGACGACGAGAAGGCCACATTCGCGGGCGAGTCGCTGCCTGTGGGCCTTCGCATCGCGTAA